The bacterium DNA segment TATATCTGTATTTTGTGCTTCCACTTTTACAGTACTGTTGTTAATCATGCAATCACCAATAATAGAAATGTTATTATCGGTAACAGAGGTTATAGTATTAAACCAATCTACTGTGCATAGTGCTTGGTTAAGATACAAGCATGTTGCAATAGATAATAATTTTATTGTTTTCATGTGCACTTCCTTTGGCTTTATAATGTGTTAATAAATCGACAAGCTATTTCACACCCATCTTGAAAAACAATGTCAGATGATGTATTGGCTAATTGTAAGGTTGATGTACTTATCCCATTATTCATAGCTCCCCTAAACCAGTAGCCAAAATGTGAATGTGCTCCAAAGTGGATTTGATCTTGGTTGTTGAACTTGAATATCTGATTAGGGATGGCAAAATAGAGATTAAAGTCTTCGCTGTAATTAGGATGACGTGCTTGCCAAACTACTACACCACTACCGTTACTATGAGCTGTAAAATAAAGATCCTTTCCATCATACAGTTCCCACTGGACAGTGCCATTACCTACAAGGATAATATTTAACGGATTAATTTGCGTGTTTGGTGAACCATAAAATGAGAGATTCTTTTTTACCTTAATCATGATGTTGTAAGGAGCTTTAGTTAATAGTACCAAGCTTCCTTGACCGGTAATGGATGATTTACTATCTACTTCGACTGTTACGTCACAATTTAAAGCTTTTACCGTGACGGTATCATTAAGTGTACAGGTTCCTTTAATTGAAATGTTTTCATTTAGCACGATAGGTGATACCTGATAAATATCAGTACTATGCCAATTGACAGTCGTATGTGTAAAGCTAGCAGTAAGCATACCAAGTGTTAAAACTATTTTTTTCATTCCATCTCCTCTTATGAAATAGAGCTAAGCAAAAGATATAATCCACTACCATCTTTAAAATTAATAACGTGTGTAGAAGGTTCATTGATTCTTTGGCACAAAGATGTGTCAAGTAGCATGAGTTGTGTTGTTACATTGTTTAAAATGGTGCTTTGAAGTTGATAGTTAACTTTTGAATTTTTTTTAAAAATAATAGCTGGTCTTTGTGCAGTACGACGTGCTTTAAATTTCACTGAAGGCATAGTGTTCTCTACCGCTGTTATCTGAAAGGTAACGCCTCCTCGGTTTACTTCATTAGTCCCGAATGATAATGTAGCCGTATCTTCGACTATCCAAATAATATTTCCACCACCCATATGATTAATGATAAGCGGAATATTATTAATACTGCCTCCGAAGGTTAAATCTTTGTCTACATAAATCGTAACTGTGTATGGATATTCGGCAATAATTGTTAATGCTGATTGACCTGCATCGTTGCCATACACGGTAACGTCTTTAAAAAGTGAAACAGAGATGTCGTTGGATAAGGCATGTATGACCGTAGAGCTTCCTAGGCCTACCTGTATGTCATTATTAATTTGTACGTTATCATTAACGCTGTCTGAAGCTTGATTTTCGTTCCATACTAGTACTGAAGGTACTGCTTCCTTTGATAAAAGCATTGAAAGAAAAAATAGATAAATTTTGTATTTCATATAACTCCTTTTTTTAAATAATATAGTATCCACTGTACACATGCATATCATGACATAAATACAGTTGCAACAGCTTGTTTATAATGATAATGAGTTGAATAAATTATTCTTATGCAGCGTGTAGCTGTATCCAGAATTTTTGCAAGGTAGCTGTATCTATGTTTTGTTGAAACGAATGGATAGGTATATGTTTTAAAGAGGCAGGAGTGACAGTGTTCTCTGTATTTTTTACTGAGATGAGTGGAGAGGGAAAGCAGAATTTATTTTTATATTTTTCCATAATATGTGGCTGGTAGATATAGTTCAAGAAGGCATACACAAGCTCATCTTTCTTCGTTGATTTTGTGATACAAAAAGAATCAAGAATAGAAAAACTTCCTTCTGCTGGAACAAAAAATGATATATATTCAAAAGTATCAATCATTTTTGCAATATCTGAACTTAAACAGAGTGTTACTGGGGCCGATCCTGATGCAAGCATGTATTCGATACGCATTTCAGAATATGCGACAACATGTTTTTTCTGCTTTGTCAGTTTTTCTATAGTCTGTTGTGCTTCCTCTTTCGTTAAGTATCCAGTTTTGTCAAAAAGATAAAGCGCAGTAATTGAAAAGAGCTGTCGCATATTTTCAAGCATACCAATATGAGGTGTGTTTCTTTCTTTAAATAATAATGCCCACGACTGTGGGATGTGTTGCATATCTATAAATCTTGTATCAATACCTATGCCAAGCACAGCCCAAAAACATGGTATTGTAAAATTATTTTCGATGTCCGCTTTATTACCTTTAATTTCAGGAACCAGAGTATCCCAGAATGTGAGTTTTGTTTTGTCTATTTTTTTGATCCATTCTTCTTTGATAAAGATATTAAGCATAAAGTCTGATGGCATGATGATATCATAATCGTGTTGATGTGAGTTGCGTAGCTTTGCAAGTAGTTCTTCATTGTTTTCAAAATAAGAGATATTAACTTTTATATTATTTTTTTCTTCGAACTCTTTCAAAAACTCCCCATCTATAATCTGTGGCCACACGAGAATATTAATGGTTTTTTGTGTCTGTAACTCAGAAAAGAAGTTTGGCATATACAAAAAGAGTAAAATGAGTAGTATCCACGAGCTTACCAAAGCGCTTTTTATAAGCAACTCTTTTCCAGTAAAGCTCTTCCATGTTTTCATGATAGTTTTCCTGTTCGAGGTTTCTGTAATGTTGAAAAGAGAATAAGGCCTCCAATGCTAATGAGTAATAAGATAGTTGATAAAGCATTGATGGCAGGCGTGGCTCCGGCTCTGATCATTGAAAAGATATAAAGTGGCAATGTTTGTACCGTTCCGCCAGAACAAAAAAATGAGATCAGGAAATCATCTAAAGAAATGATAAAAACTAAAAGTGCTGAGGCAAGAATGCTTGGTGTTAACAAGGGAAAAATAACGGTTGTAAATACTTGAAAATCTGTAGCGCCAAGATCATACGCTGCCTCAATGAGACGCTTGTCTATCTCATTAAATCGATTGTGAATTATAGGAATAACATATGCAAGGCCCAAAAGGGTATGACCTACAATAATCGTATTAATGCTGATTGGGATTGCAAAAAAACCTGAAAAGTGTAATAAGGCTACGGCGATGATAATTTCGGGTATGGCTAAAATGAAATAAAAAAGTTTTATAAACTTTTTTTTATAGATCTCATGCATAGTCAAAACAAAACATATACTGAAAAAAAGACTTAATACGGTTGTACACAATGCAATAAAGAGCGATGTTGTCAAGGCTTGCATGATTTCTGATGAATCAAAAAGGTATCGATACCAGTCCAGTGTAAATCCGTGCCATGTTTGTGTAAAGGGATTTTGGTTGAAGGAATACATAATTAAAACAAAAATAGGTGTATATAAAAAAAGGTAACCAAAACAAACAAATGGGATAAGGACCATGTAACTATGCCTATTCATGAGTTAACCCTTTGTTGTGTTTATGTAATATATTAAATAACTGATTGATAAACAGTACGCTGAGTAACAAGCTGCAGCCTACAAGAACAGTGAACGTTGCACCGTGTTTTATGTCGTACGTTTCAATGTAATAGTATGAAAGAAGTGCGCCAGCTGTTAAATATTTTGAACCTCCTAGTAGGGTTGGGATGACAAATTCTCCAAAGGCTGGAACAAAAACAAGCAGTGCACCTGTTTTGATGCCAGACAGTGTAAGAGGGAGTGTAATATTGAAAAATGTTTGCCATCGCGTTGCACCCAGATCCATTGAGGCATCTAAAAGTCGTATATCAACCTTTTCAAATGATGAGTACATGGGCATGATTGCAAAGGGCAGATAACAATAAATCATAATAGCAAGAACAGCCCAGATATTGTAGGCAAAATGAATGGGCTCTTTGATAATGTTAAGGTATAAAAGTAGCTGACTTAATAAACCATATTTTTCTAAAATGAAGAACCATGCATACACCTACACAATAAAATTGGTCCAAAACGGTAAAGTGAGTAAAAGTAGTAGTAAAAGTTTGTATCGTTTGCTACATAAGGCAACGTAATATGCAATAGGGTATCCAAGTAATAAAGTTCCCAGCATTGTAGAAAATGCCAAAAAAAATGAACGTCCAATAACTTGTGTGTAAACATAGTCTAAAAAGTGGAAATAGTATTTGAGTGAAAAGGTACCATTTTCTCCAGTGAAAGATACATATACAATGGTAAAAATAGGTAAAATTAAAATCGCAATAGGCCATGTGACCGCAGATTGGGCAAGCCAAAATTTTATATACTGTACTACGGATCGATTCAATAACGGCTCCTTTTAAGATTCTAATAGGACGACATTTTCTTTTTGCCAATATAGGTTTACGACATCGTCGTAGTCAATAGTTTCTTGTGGAAAATGTTCTTCGTTTTGTTCGAAAACGGACACGACGATTTTGTTTTCTAACAGTACATTATATTGAGTTGACCGACCGTGATATACGATAGCGTGTACTTTTCCGGTTATGTGATTGGAAAAACCAATAAGATTGCCCTTAGATATGGCAAATTTTTCTGGTCTAATACTCATGAAAACCTGTTTGTTTTCAGCTTTCCAATCATCAGTCTGTTTTTTTGTAAGAACGATGTCGAACGTACCAAGCAGTGGTATTGCGATCTTATAGTTGTCTTCAACGCAATGGATGATACCTTGGAAGATATTTGTTGAACCAACAAAGCGAGCAACAAACGAACTGGCTGGGTTTTCATATGTATTTTTAGGTGTTCCTACCTGTTCAATTGTACCGTGATGATTCATAATGGCCATGAAGTCGGCAACTGTTAAAGCTTCGAACTGATCATGTGTTACGTATACGAAGGTTGTTTTTAAAGAATCCTGCAGCTCAATAAGTTCAAGTAACATTCGTTCTCTCATTTTCAAATCAAGTGCGGCGAGTGGTTCATCTAACAGAAGCACCTTTGGTTCATTAATAATAGCGCGCGCAAGTGCTACTCGCTGTTGCTGGCCGCCAGAAAGCTGATCGACCGCTTTATAAATATGTTTTTCTAAATGCATAATTTTCAGGATATGGTGTACCTTGTCTTGGACAATGTCTGGGGCGATTTTTTTGATTCGCAAGCCATAGGCAACGTTTTCCATAACATTTAAGTGTGGAAACAATGCATAATGTTGAAATACAGTATTAATTTTTCGTAAATGTACTGGAACGTGTGTAATGTCAATGTCGTCGAGGAAGATGCTTCCTTGGTCGACAGATTCAAAGCCTGCAAGAATACGTAACAGCGTGGTTTTACCGCTACCACTTGGTCCAAGAAGCGCAAAAAATGTTCCAAGCGGTATAGTAAGATTAAGATTTTTTAAGATATATTCATTTTTGTAAATTTTTGAAACATTCTTAATGGATATGCTGGACATCTTTTTTCCCTAAACGTGCAATCGTCATTGGCACAATCACATCTGAAAGCGTACATGGCACAACGACTGCAATAATTAAAAAGAGAAAAACTAATCCAATTTGTAAGTGCCATTCATAAAATCCATGAGCAACCAGATAAAAAGTTGAAGCAAGTGAACTCACTAAAATGTGAGATGTGTGCGAGGTTAAAGCATACGTTATTTTTTCATTGTGATGGCTCCACTTGCTTAAAAAGCCGGTCAATAAGCCAGTAAATAAAAATGGTGCGATATTTTTAATCTCATGAAATATGCATATGTGAAAATGCATATCAAAACCTAGCATTCTGCCTGCAAAATAGGGAATGACAGCATCGGATAAAACACAAAAAAAGGTTGGAGATAGAAGCCCCACAAGCAAGGCTTTGAAAATATTATTAGAGAACCTAAAAAAAGTTACCAATGTCCCTGCGCCTGCAAAAACAAGGTGCATAAAATGGAAGCTGTGAAAGAGCATTTTAGCGCCTTTTTTAGCAAGTTTTGGATCTACATTTGACCATAGACCAAAGATCGATACAAAGCTTACTACGGTAAGTGAAAACGCAACAGCGACAACCGCGTAGGGTAAATGGCATGCGATCTCTTGCCAAACGGTTGAATTGCCTTGCATACAGGTTGATTCTTTTTTGTGACATTCATTCATTTACATAACTTTCAAAAAACGCTACTTATTTTAATATAAATGAAAACCATTAATATTCAAGAAAGTATTCGAAAGGTATTGCGGTAGTTTTTAATGTTAAGAAAAGGTTCCACTTCAATTGCCTGGAAAGACTGTTTTTCTGAGAGTGTATGTAAAGAATCGATAAATTCATTAGTCTGCTCAACTGATCCGCATGCGATAATTTTGACCGATTCAGTATCTTCGTACTGGGCTGTTCCTTCAACTGAGCAGTCTAAAGCTATTTTTTTTATAACTTCTGGTAGAAAGTCTTTTTGAAAAACTCCCTTGATTGTTACTTTAAGACAACGTTTCATATACTCTCCTTTTATGATAGAATCAAGATAGTACAACAAGCTAACAAAACGTTAGCTGCTATGTCAAAAAATATGGTTACTTCTATAGATCAAGGTTTTTATATCGAAAAATTGTTGCAAAGGTTAAGAAATGAAAAATTCTACCCAGGTTCGAGTACGTTTTGCACCTGCACCTACAGGCATGATGCATTTAGGCAATGTGCGCGCTGCCGTGATTAACTATTTATTCGCGCGCCAAAAAAAGGGTGTTTTCATAGTGCGAATCGAAGATACAGATGTTGAACGGAACTATGACCCCGGTGCTTTGAATATTATTGCTGACCTGCAATGGCTTAAGTTATTGCATGATGAAGGCCCTGGGGTTGGCGGAGCGTATGGGCCGTATTTCCAATCTGAAAGAATGAATATCTATCAAAAGTTCCTCGATATATTATGCCAAAAAGAGCTTTGTTATCGCTGTTTTTGTAGTGTTGAACTGTTAGAAAAAAAACGTATGCGTATGCAGGCAGCTGGGTTGGCGCCTCGTTATGATCGAGCCTGTTTACAGCTTTCATCTCATGAGGTGCAACAAAAACTGTCTGAGCAGACCCCCTTTATTTGGCGATTTAAGCTTGATCACAGCCAAAAAGTAACGGTTAACGATTTGGCGCATGGTATTAAAACATTTGAGTTGCACAATTTTTCTGATTTTCCATTGACGCGTAGTGATGGTAGTTTTACCTTTATTTTTGCAAACTTTGTCGATGATATGGAGATGAAAATTACGCACATTTTTCGTGGTGAAGATCACTTGACCAATTCCGCATGTCAAGCACCATTGTTTGATGCTTTTAACGTGGCCCGACCTTTGTATCTGCATATGCCGATTTTATGTAATATAGACGGAAAAAAGCTATCAAAACGTGATTTTGGATTTTCCTTGCGAGATTTAAAAGATGCAGGTTTTTTACCAGAAGCGATTGTTAACTATTTGGCAATTATTGGTGGATCCTTTGCGCAAGAGATTATGTCTGTCGATCAGTTAATACAGGCATTTGCTTTTGACCATATTCATACAACGGGGCACATAAAATATAACGTAGAGAAGCTGCGATGGATTAATAGACGTTGGTTGCATGCGATGGAGCCAGCATTATTTATTTCCTTGGCAAAACCTTTTTTGATAAAAGCATATCCTTCAGCGACAGCTGGTGATCAACAAAAGGTTGATATGTTATTAAAAGCAGTTCAGAATGACATTCAGACACTGTGCGATATTGTTCCGATGCTGGCTTTTTATTTTGATTTCAAGCCCGCTTTACCGGCGGATGTGGATACTTTTTTGAATGAAGGAGAACGAAACCAGCTGAAAGAAGCATTGGTAGCGGCCTTGCCGAATATAGCGACGCAAGAAGTATTTATGAATGCCCTCAAGACAGCACTCAATAAGATTATTGAACCAAAGCGATGGCTTTCAGTAATGCGATTAATGCTGACGGGCACTGCTCAGGGAATTGCTGTTGGGCAACTTATTGAAATGCTTGGCTCAGATGCTCAACTACGATTAAAAGAGGGTTTGCGCTTGTTGTAAGCGGTTTTCCTGTTTTTGTAGGTCAAAAAGTACGAGTTTTTGTTCTAAATAGTGTGCGAGCAGTAAAGATTCTTTGGTTGTTGATTCAGGTACAAAAAATTCAACAATACTTTTAGTTTGACAAACGGTTCTGGCAAAACAAACATGGTCATAGCTTTTGAAAAAACCTATGACCAGAAAACAGTCTGCAGGTGGAACATGTGCCTGAAAATAGTTACAATACAAATGTATCCTTATTCTTCTGTGAATTTTTTAAATCCGATGTAAAAATAATACCACGCGTAAAACAACTCTGCAAATAGACTGTTTTTTTGCAATTAAATTTTAATGCTTGAGTCCAATAACCGCTTTAAGCTAGTATGATTTTATTGTTATATAAA contains these protein-coding regions:
- a CDS encoding ABC transporter permease, whose product is MNRHSYMVLIPFVCFGYLFLYTPIFVLIMYSFNQNPFTQTWHGFTLDWYRYLFDSSEIMQALTTSLFIALCTTVLSLFFSICFVLTMHEIYKKKFIKLFYFILAIPEIIIAVALLHFSGFFAIPISINTIIVGHTLLGLAYVIPIIHNRFNEIDKRLIEAAYDLGATDFQVFTTVIFPLLTPSILASALLVFIISLDDFLISFFCSGGTVQTLPLYIFSMIRAGATPAINALSTILLLISIGGLILFSTLQKPRTGKLS
- a CDS encoding spermidine/putrescine ABC transporter substrate-binding protein, whose amino-acid sequence is MKTWKSFTGKELLIKSALVSSWILLILLFLYMPNFFSELQTQKTINILVWPQIIDGEFLKEFEEKNNIKVNISYFENNEELLAKLRNSHQHDYDIIMPSDFMLNIFIKEEWIKKIDKTKLTFWDTLVPEIKGNKADIENNFTIPCFWAVLGIGIDTRFIDMQHIPQSWALLFKERNTPHIGMLENMRQLFSITALYLFDKTGYLTKEEAQQTIEKLTKQKKHVVAYSEMRIEYMLASGSAPVTLCLSSDIAKMIDTFEYISFFVPAEGSFSILDSFCITKSTKKDELVYAFLNYIYQPHIMEKYKNKFCFPSPLISVKNTENTVTPASLKHIPIHSFQQNIDTATLQKFWIQLHAA
- a CDS encoding ABC transporter permease subunit, with protein sequence MYAWFFILEKYGLLSQLLLYLNIIKEPIHFAYNIWAVLAIMIYCYLPFAIMPMYSSFEKVDIRLLDASMDLGATRWQTFFNITLPLTLSGIKTGALLVFVPAFGEFVIPTLLGGSKYLTAGALLSYYYIETYDIKHGATFTVLVGCSLLLSVLFINQLFNILHKHNKGLTHE
- a CDS encoding glutamate--tRNA ligase, translated to MKNSTQVRVRFAPAPTGMMHLGNVRAAVINYLFARQKKGVFIVRIEDTDVERNYDPGALNIIADLQWLKLLHDEGPGVGGAYGPYFQSERMNIYQKFLDILCQKELCYRCFCSVELLEKKRMRMQAAGLAPRYDRACLQLSSHEVQQKLSEQTPFIWRFKLDHSQKVTVNDLAHGIKTFELHNFSDFPLTRSDGSFTFIFANFVDDMEMKITHIFRGEDHLTNSACQAPLFDAFNVARPLYLHMPILCNIDGKKLSKRDFGFSLRDLKDAGFLPEAIVNYLAIIGGSFAQEIMSVDQLIQAFAFDHIHTTGHIKYNVEKLRWINRRWLHAMEPALFISLAKPFLIKAYPSATAGDQQKVDMLLKAVQNDIQTLCDIVPMLAFYFDFKPALPADVDTFLNEGERNQLKEALVAALPNIATQEVFMNALKTALNKIIEPKRWLSVMRLMLTGTAQGIAVGQLIEMLGSDAQLRLKEGLRLL
- a CDS encoding acylphosphatase, giving the protein MKRCLKVTIKGVFQKDFLPEVIKKIALDCSVEGTAQYEDTESVKIIACGSVEQTNEFIDSLHTLSEKQSFQAIEVEPFLNIKNYRNTFRILS
- a CDS encoding ABC transporter ATP-binding protein, producing the protein MSSISIKNVSKIYKNEYILKNLNLTIPLGTFFALLGPSGSGKTTLLRILAGFESVDQGSIFLDDIDITHVPVHLRKINTVFQHYALFPHLNVMENVAYGLRIKKIAPDIVQDKVHHILKIMHLEKHIYKAVDQLSGGQQQRVALARAIINEPKVLLLDEPLAALDLKMRERMLLELIELQDSLKTTFVYVTHDQFEALTVADFMAIMNHHGTIEQVGTPKNTYENPASSFVARFVGSTNIFQGIIHCVEDNYKIAIPLLGTFDIVLTKKQTDDWKAENKQVFMSIRPEKFAISKGNLIGFSNHITGKVHAIVYHGRSTQYNVLLENKIVVSVFEQNEEHFPQETIDYDDVVNLYWQKENVVLLES